The nucleotide sequence ACAGGTTCGGCGTCCTGGATTCCCCCACGTTCGTCAGGAACGGCGCCACCGTCGACGCCGCCGCGATCCGCAACCTGTCGAAGAACGCCTTCCAGCCCTACGTCTGGCGCGGGACGAACGGCTCGGCGTCGGGCGACGGGCAGTTCAAGGCCAAGGTCGTCGGGGCCGCGACGCCGCAGATCGGGAACTACGTCTGCACCTCGGGGTCGCGGTCGGGAGAGATCTGCAACATCAAGGTCGTCGAGCGGGTGGACACCTACCTGGCGTCGTTCGGCACCGACGGGAAGAAGACGCTGTACGGGCCCGGCTGGACGGGCCAGCAGAAGACGTCCGGCAAATCGTCGGCGGGACGGGGCGACAGCGGCGGCCCGGTTTACCTGGACAACCAGAGCAGCCCGGGCAGCGGCCCGCCGAGCGGCGGGGTCACGGCCGTCGGCGTCATCTCGGCGGGCAGCGTGTCCAAGCCCTGCCAGGGCGTCCAGAACCGCTTCTGCTTCCGGAACGTCACCTTCGTCGGCATCGACGACGCGCTGCACGCCCTGGACAACGCCGCCATCATCACCACCAACGGCGACAAGACGTTCCCGGCGGGCACCCGGCCCGGAACGGTCGCGCGTCCGACCTACCCGGTCCACGAGGAACTGGTGGACGCCGGGGGACTCTCCATCGACGTCTCCGGCAACAACATCGTCGCCACCACCGACCTCAACGCCCCCGGCGACGAATGGGTCTTCACCGACGCCGGCGACGGCTGGACGAACATCCGGTCGTCGCTCGGCACCGGGGCGCTCGCGGACGCCGACGACGCCGGGAACCTCATCCCCGACAGCTACAAGTGGAAGTTCACCGACCTCGGCGACGGCTGGACGCAGATCGTCAACTTCGACGGCCGGTGCGTGAGCACGAAGACGCTGGGGCACCAGGCCGCGGCGTGCGACGCGTCGGACCCGGCGCAGCGCTTCCAGGTCGTCGAGGTCGAGTCCGACGACCACGACCCGGCCACCCCCGTCCCCGGCTACACACCGGGCAGCAAGCTGTAAGGCGCGAGGGGGCCGGGGTCCGGCCCCCTCAGTCCTCGGCGGGCAGGGCCGCGAGGGCGTCGCGCAGCGCCGCGCGGGTCGCGACGCCGAGCTTGGGGAAGATCCGGTAGAGGTGGCTGCTGACCGTGCGGTGGCTCAGCGAGAGCCGGGCGCCGATCTCCTTGTTCGTCAGCCCGCCCGCGGCCAGCGCGGCGATCTGCCGCTCCTGCGCCGTCAGCGGACCGGTCCCGGCGGCGCGCAGCTCACCGGCGGCCCGGACCGTCCACGGCCGCGCGCCCAGCCGCTCGAACGTCGCGAGCGCGGCGGCGAGATGGTCGCGGGCGGCCGGGGCGCGGACCCGGCGCAGCCGCTCCCCGTAGGCCAGCCGGACGCGGGCGTGCTCGAACGGCCAGCCCGGCCCCTCCGGAATCGCCAGCGCCCGCTCGAAGATCGCGACGAACTCCGCGTCCGGCGCGGCCAGGCCCGCCGCGCCGCCCGCCAGCAGCGCGAGCCGCGGCGAGATCCGCTCCACCCCGGCGCGGCGCAGCTCCGCGACGTGCGCGCGGGCCTCGGCGAGGCGGCCGGTGCGGACGGCGGCCTCCACCAGGTCCATGCACACCCACAGGACGTGCGGCGTGTGGGACGGCAGGTGTCCGGGACGGGCCATCGCGGCGGCGTTCCGGTAGGCGTCCTCGAAGTCGGCGCGGCCGAGCGCGGCCAGGCAGCGGACGTGGTGGAAGTAGAGGATCCGCCGCGTCGCCGTCGGCGCCCGCATCTCCTCGGCGAGGTCGGCGCCCGCCCGCTCGTCGCCGCGCGCGGCGGCCAGCAGGCCCAGTTTGTACCGGGTCGTCCACGCCATGAGGTGGTAGCCGTGCGTGCGGCACGTCTCCAGGCACTCCTCGCCCAGGGATTGGGCGCGGTCCCAGTTCCCGGTGAGGAAGTCGTCGAAGGTGAGGATCAGGGACGCGTTGATGGCGTGCATGACGGCGCGGCCCGTCCGGCCGAGTTCGCTGACGCGGGTCAGGGCCGTCCGGCATCCGGCCTGCCGGTCCACGTACACCGCCGCCATGCCGACGCGGGAGACGTGGGCCGGGTCGGCGGCGCCGTCCAGCCCGGCCACGGCCGCGTCCACCCGGGCCAGGTGCCCGGGACCGGCGCTGAGCGGATCGGCGAACGTCACGCTGCACAGCGCCAGCGGTTCGGGCACCGGCGGCGGGACGGCGGCGACGGCCTCGTGCAGCGGCGCCCACAGCTCGGGCCGCCCGATGAACATGCAGATCGAGATCAGCGTGTGCAGCGCCTCGATCAGCGCGGCGCGGGCGGCGTCCGCGCCGCTGCCGTCGTCGGCGTTCCACGTCCGGACGGCGCCGACGATGAGGCGGTAGGCGGTGTCGAGGTCGCCGTCCTCGTTGAGCAGGACGAACGACGCCGCGACGGCCGCCTGGAGGGACACCGCGTCCGACGGGTCGTCCGGCCGCGCCTGGGACAGCAGCTCGACCGCGCCCCGCAGCTCGCCCGCCATCTGCGCGCCGAGGTAGGCGGCGCTCGCGCAGCGCCTGGCACGGTCCCGGGTGCGGGGGCTCAGCTCGGCGGCCCGGAGCAGCGCCGTCATCGCCGTCCCCGCGTCGCCCCTGGCCAGCACGGACTGGGCGGCCCGTTCGAGCCGCGCGGCGACGTCGTCGTCGGGCTCGACCGTGGCCTCGGCCAGGTGCCAGGCGCTGCGCTCGGGCTCGTCCGCCAGCGCGTCCGCGAGCCGCCGGTGGGCCGCGCGGCGCTCCGCCAGCCCGGTCGGCGCGACGACGGCGGACCGGATCAGCGGATGCCGGAACCGCAGCCGCCGCGTCGGCCCGTCCAGGTAGACGAGCCCGGCGCGCTCGGCCGGGTCGAGGTCGGCGAGGCCCGCCGGTCCGGCCGCCTGGAGGACGCTCAGCTCTCCGGTGCCGTCCAGCGCGGCGAGCAGCAGCAGGTGGCGCGTCGCCGTGGGAAGTTCGGCGATGCGGGACGCGAACAGTTCGCTGAGCCGGCCGGTGAGCGGCAGCGCGGCGGGCAGCGGACGCCCGGTGCTCAGCCACCGGCTGTCCAGCGCGGCGGGCAGTTCCAGCAGCGCCAGCGGATTCCCCCGTGCGTCGGCGAGGACGCGGCGGCGCGCCCGGGGCGCGAGGTCGGGGAAGCCCGCGCGCAGCAACTCCTCGGCGGCGTCCTCGGGCAGCGGCAGCACTTCGTGCGTGGGAAGCCCGGCCCGGTCGGGGAACGCGCCGCTCCCGGGGCGGCCCGCGATCAGCAGCGCGACCCGGCTGCCGGTCAGGCGGCGTGCGACGAAGCCGAGCGCGGCGGCGCTGGCCCGGTCGAGCCAGGGGGCGTCGTCGACGAGGACCAGCAGGCCCGTCCGCGCGGCGCTGTCCCTCAGCAGCCCGAGCGCGGCCGTGAAGATCATCAGCCGGTCGGGGGCGTCCGCCGACGTCGTCAGGCCGAGCACGATCGCCAGCGCGTCGCGCTGCGCGGGGGGCAGGCCCGCGAGCCGGTCGGCGAGGGGCAGCAGCAACTGGTTGAGGCCCGCGAAACCGAGATCGGCCTCGAACTCGATGCCGGACGCGCGCAGCACCGGGACGTCCGCCGCCGCCGCGACCGCCGCCGCCTCGTCCAGCAGGGCGGTCTTGCCGATGCCGGGATCGCCCGACAGCACCAGCGCGCCGCCGCCGCGGGTCCCTTCGCCGACGAACGTGCGCAGCAGGTCCAGTTCCGCGTCGCGTCCCACGAGCCCGCCGAGTGGACGCACGACACCTGCGATACCCATGGAGGCCCCCAGATACCGCGACAGTTGACGTGTCCCAGTTTAGGGCAGCACGAAATGCGGGGCGGGTGGCCGGATGTGGGCACGGAACGCCGTCGGCGGGTTTCACCGCCCGTGCCATTGTCGGGTGTTCACGCGACTCCCCAGCGTCATCGACTTAGATCCGGAAGCCGGATTTTCGACCGCTTCGTACTGGAGATGATGGGCGTCAATCCGCCGGAAAGCGTCGCCCAGCGCGATGAGGTGGCACGGCGCGTGATGTCGGCCCTTCGGCGTGAGGGACGCCGCTATGCCCGCGCCCCTGGTGTCAGCAAAACCGAACTCGCCGCCATAGGTTGCGACCGCACGCTCGTCCGCATTCTCGACGCCGTCTCGGGTATTCACCCTTAGCCGCGAGCGTTTCCCGCGGAAAGCGGACGATGAGGGTCGGTCTGAGCCCGTGAACCGTCAAATGGGTGGCGCAGACCGGCCCGTCATCGAGCCGCGCGCCGGTATCGGCTGAGGACGGCCGCGCCGACCTGTTCGACGCCCGCGCACTCCAGTTCCCTCGGGGCGCCGTCGGCCGGGAAGAGCCGTCGGCCCGCGCCGAGGACGGACGGGAAGGTCAGCAGCCGGTACTCGTCCACCAGGTCCGCGGCGGCGAGCCGGTCCACGACGCTCAGGCTGCCGGTGACGACGACGTCCCGCCGCTCGCGCTTCACGGCGT is from Actinomadura rubteroloni and encodes:
- a CDS encoding ATP-binding protein, producing MGIAGVVRPLGGLVGRDAELDLLRTFVGEGTRGGGALVLSGDPGIGKTALLDEAAAVAAAADVPVLRASGIEFEADLGFAGLNQLLLPLADRLAGLPPAQRDALAIVLGLTTSADAPDRLMIFTAALGLLRDSAARTGLLVLVDDAPWLDRASAAALGFVARRLTGSRVALLIAGRPGSGAFPDRAGLPTHEVLPLPEDAAEELLRAGFPDLAPRARRRVLADARGNPLALLELPAALDSRWLSTGRPLPAALPLTGRLSELFASRIAELPTATRHLLLLAALDGTGELSVLQAAGPAGLADLDPAERAGLVYLDGPTRRLRFRHPLIRSAVVAPTGLAERRAAHRRLADALADEPERSAWHLAEATVEPDDDVAARLERAAQSVLARGDAGTAMTALLRAAELSPRTRDRARRCASAAYLGAQMAGELRGAVELLSQARPDDPSDAVSLQAAVAASFVLLNEDGDLDTAYRLIVGAVRTWNADDGSGADAARAALIEALHTLISICMFIGRPELWAPLHEAVAAVPPPVPEPLALCSVTFADPLSAGPGHLARVDAAVAGLDGAADPAHVSRVGMAAVYVDRQAGCRTALTRVSELGRTGRAVMHAINASLILTFDDFLTGNWDRAQSLGEECLETCRTHGYHLMAWTTRYKLGLLAAARGDERAGADLAEEMRAPTATRRILYFHHVRCLAALGRADFEDAYRNAAAMARPGHLPSHTPHVLWVCMDLVEAAVRTGRLAEARAHVAELRRAGVERISPRLALLAGGAAGLAAPDAEFVAIFERALAIPEGPGWPFEHARVRLAYGERLRRVRAPAARDHLAAALATFERLGARPWTVRAAGELRAAGTGPLTAQERQIAALAAGGLTNKEIGARLSLSHRTVSSHLYRIFPKLGVATRAALRDALAALPAED
- a CDS encoding chymotrypsin family serine protease, with protein sequence MTGTRFGPAGRLRRLIGTRSRFAVAGTALVVGSLSLASAQISPAHQTPDVPGGYRSWAALYAFQARLDKEAARVQSVPGQNASDGLAGVVADPDAHALTVYWHGARPVALRAVLAKARVPVTVRTAPYTAARLQSAADRVVARVRRQPASMVTSVAKLPDGTGLKVGISGTRADAGRVRRELGDPAVPLTIVPGTQAQQVMAGSRWNDLTAGGSLMVAPVCTLAFAIRRAGQAQMLTAHHCFGVGDTNYRYDTNDSGQAGNRFGVLDSPTFVRNGATVDAAAIRNLSKNAFQPYVWRGTNGSASGDGQFKAKVVGAATPQIGNYVCTSGSRSGEICNIKVVERVDTYLASFGTDGKKTLYGPGWTGQQKTSGKSSAGRGDSGGPVYLDNQSSPGSGPPSGGVTAVGVISAGSVSKPCQGVQNRFCFRNVTFVGIDDALHALDNAAIITTNGDKTFPAGTRPGTVARPTYPVHEELVDAGGLSIDVSGNNIVATTDLNAPGDEWVFTDAGDGWTNIRSSLGTGALADADDAGNLIPDSYKWKFTDLGDGWTQIVNFDGRCVSTKTLGHQAAACDASDPAQRFQVVEVESDDHDPATPVPGYTPGSKL